A DNA window from Actinomycetota bacterium contains the following coding sequences:
- a CDS encoding Tm-1-like ATP-binding domain-containing protein — MNDKKPNILCIGVLDTKGDEIKFLARECQKLGANAKIMELSLGGEVGWADISLSEVLAEDGIHKEDVFKASRTEAIEIVGKAGAKKMAKLYEEGQVDGVIAWSGSVGTTVSTMTMRALPIGVPKIMLSTCAASDVSSWLGSKDIYISNPISEKGVNRVTRKIVANATAAIVAMAKVGEISEKEAKPLAAVTAYGTTTPAVMRLSKYMEEKRGFDTITIHQVGTGATMEDLIRSRMITAVYDITIGELSNNYYGSIYGIDPDWEGERLTAASDMGIPQIVCPGGLAQCAYGPLKTMPGKIMEEYKQGKRVSYQNSREPYIHNSAVTIIAPTLEETELFATEIIEKLNRTTGPTALVLPLRGWSAYDQSVEQATVERGWAKEKGDGPVWIPDPDNPKWSKRATTMWNIFKQKIDKDNPNLDLIVCNNHILDIVFTDFLNRIMGDMLDGRWTKGSYRDMENIVE; from the coding sequence ATGAATGATAAAAAACCAAATATTTTATGCATAGGCGTACTGGACACCAAGGGTGACGAAATAAAGTTCCTAGCCCGGGAATGCCAAAAACTGGGAGCTAACGCCAAGATAATGGAGCTGAGCCTGGGTGGTGAGGTAGGATGGGCCGATATCTCTTTGTCTGAAGTGCTGGCAGAAGATGGAATACATAAAGAGGATGTATTTAAAGCTTCAAGGACTGAAGCCATAGAGATTGTGGGAAAAGCTGGAGCTAAAAAGATGGCCAAGCTTTATGAAGAAGGCCAGGTAGATGGAGTTATCGCCTGGTCTGGATCAGTAGGAACTACAGTCAGCACTATGACTATGAGGGCCCTACCTATAGGAGTCCCCAAGATAATGCTTTCCACTTGTGCAGCCAGCGATGTTAGCTCCTGGTTGGGAAGTAAAGATATTTACATCTCCAACCCCATATCGGAAAAGGGGGTTAACCGGGTTACCAGGAAAATTGTGGCTAATGCCACCGCTGCTATCGTAGCTATGGCCAAAGTGGGAGAAATATCTGAAAAAGAAGCCAAGCCTTTGGCTGCGGTAACCGCCTATGGTACTACTACCCCTGCAGTTATGAGATTATCGAAATATATGGAAGAAAAAAGAGGCTTTGATACCATAACCATACATCAGGTAGGTACCGGTGCTACCATGGAGGACTTGATAAGGTCCAGGATGATTACTGCTGTTTACGACATTACTATTGGAGAGCTCAGCAACAACTATTATGGCAGTATATATGGGATTGATCCAGACTGGGAAGGAGAAAGGCTGACTGCTGCCAGTGATATGGGTATACCCCAGATAGTATGTCCGGGAGGGCTGGCCCAGTGTGCTTATGGTCCCCTTAAGACCATGCCCGGCAAGATCATGGAGGAATATAAACAAGGCAAGAGGGTATCTTACCAGAACTCCAGGGAGCCCTATATACATAATTCAGCAGTTACTATTATTGCGCCTACCCTGGAAGAAACAGAATTATTTGCCACAGAGATAATAGAAAAGCTGAATAGAACCACTGGTCCTACTGCCCTGGTACTTCCTCTCAGGGGATGGAGCGCTTATGACCAATCGGTAGAGCAGGCTACAGTGGAAAGAGGATGGGCTAAGGAAAAAGGTGATGGCCCGGTTTGGATACCGGATCCCGATAATCCAAAGTGGTCTAAGAGAGCTACTACCATGTGGAACATATTCAAGCAAAAAATAGACAAAGATAATCCTAATCTGGATCTTATAGTATGCAATAACCATATTTTGGATATTGTTTTTACTGATTTTTTAAACCGGATTATGGGGGATATGCTGGATGGAAGATGGACCAAAGGGTCATACCGGGATATGGAGAACATAGTAGAATAA
- a CDS encoding MFS transporter, which yields MEKRKDNFIDYLREIPNYLAIFIVPVYFMTASPMLLEIGASTGNNAADLSLIFTFFTIGMILGQLTSVMYNRKFKKFKVIMAGYVLIVPILFLLSLVNNLYLFYILYFLLGYAAGVIWIQATKYVLENKIKNKDRLTTIFLSFYPIGNFIAPLIASLLINNSLNWRYSYYIMIFLTFIIMALYIWLKRGKKGQPEEEEEERISLKDIFTDRQRNIIFVLGCLLLLFYCISETVVATWAPTFLRVEKLFDVNTAGWAASLFWLAVLIGRMITGAIAGKIKSNYIMLILSIIAIVSMAVFIPLNQTIGSLAAIFMAGIGCSGIITLGISSTSTIYPHGRGVLASIVFAAVNIGVSAAPFLTRLTSQYHMSWSMAIAPIAMGMTTVMILVKIFYTNKIKKYPGG from the coding sequence TTGGAAAAAAGAAAAGACAATTTTATTGATTATTTAAGGGAAATTCCTAATTACCTCGCTATTTTTATAGTGCCCGTTTATTTTATGACTGCTTCCCCCATGCTGTTAGAAATTGGGGCCAGCACAGGAAACAATGCTGCAGATTTAAGCCTGATATTTACCTTCTTTACCATAGGGATGATATTGGGCCAGCTTACTTCAGTTATGTATAACCGTAAATTTAAAAAGTTTAAGGTAATAATGGCCGGATATGTGCTTATAGTGCCTATTCTGTTTTTATTGAGTTTGGTTAACAATTTATATCTTTTTTATATATTATATTTCCTGTTAGGTTACGCAGCAGGTGTGATCTGGATCCAGGCCACTAAATACGTATTAGAAAACAAAATAAAAAACAAAGACCGGCTGACCACTATTTTTCTAAGCTTCTATCCTATAGGAAATTTTATAGCCCCCCTTATTGCTTCCCTGCTGATAAACAACAGCCTTAACTGGAGATACTCCTATTACATCATGATATTTTTAACCTTTATAATTATGGCTCTATATATTTGGTTAAAAAGGGGCAAAAAAGGCCAGCCGGAAGAAGAGGAGGAAGAAAGAATAAGCCTAAAAGACATATTTACAGACCGCCAGAGAAACATCATATTTGTTCTGGGATGCCTGCTGCTTCTGTTCTACTGCATTTCTGAAACAGTAGTAGCCACCTGGGCCCCCACTTTCTTAAGAGTAGAAAAATTGTTTGATGTAAACACTGCAGGTTGGGCTGCTTCCCTGTTCTGGCTGGCAGTACTGATAGGCAGGATGATTACTGGAGCTATTGCGGGAAAAATCAAATCCAACTATATAATGCTGATATTATCCATTATTGCTATAGTATCCATGGCTGTTTTTATCCCCCTAAACCAAACCATAGGGTCCCTGGCCGCCATATTTATGGCAGGTATAGGCTGTTCAGGCATTATTACTTTAGGTATCTCATCTACCAGCACTATCTATCCCCATGGACGGGGGGTATTGGCCAGTATTGTATTTGCCGCCGTAAATATAGGGGTGTCAGCTGCCCCTTTTCTCACCAGGCTCACTTCCCAGTACCATATGTCGTGGTCTATGGCCATAGCCCCTATTGCTATGGGAATGACCACGGTTATGATCCTGGTTAAAATTTTTTATACAAATAAAATAAAAAAATACCCTGGAGGTTAA
- a CDS encoding RuBisCO large subunit C-terminal-like domain-containing protein — MSHYQINEPVGLPEEIYEGDYIIATYFFQAPRGIDIYQKAKSFAVGQTLGTWLPVPGITDEMKKKYGGRIVALYDIPPAELIPDEPEQTAHIVQIAFPDHNFDTQFPMLMVTLLGNDVSTSAQVKLLDIKFSHHFLKAFPGPKFGIPGLYEYFKINRRPIILNMVKPCLGYTPPEGAKIFKSIARGGVDIIKDDELLAQTSYSPILDRVKQYTEAAREVEQETGHLVRYCVNITDRQDKMIEHAKIAREAGAGALLVNFVATGLGALQALRETDIDIPILAHYASAGAITESPFTGLSTQLLLGKLSRLAGADMCMFSSPYSTYPFIKRRYSQIADTQRLPLGSIRETMPVIGGGMTPRSGERVVNDLGKEVVLAVGGAILGHPLGPTEGAKAMMEAAEALGQGVPLDQWAKEKGSEALKISLEKWQ; from the coding sequence ATGAGCCATTATCAAATAAATGAACCGGTAGGTTTGCCGGAAGAAATATATGAAGGAGATTATATAATTGCTACCTATTTTTTCCAGGCTCCCCGGGGAATAGATATCTACCAAAAGGCCAAGTCCTTTGCAGTAGGGCAAACCTTGGGTACCTGGCTTCCTGTTCCTGGCATAACTGATGAAATGAAGAAAAAATACGGGGGCAGGATTGTAGCTTTGTATGATATACCCCCGGCAGAGCTGATACCTGACGAGCCAGAGCAGACTGCCCATATAGTACAGATTGCATTTCCGGATCATAATTTTGATACCCAGTTTCCGATGCTTATGGTTACTTTGCTGGGAAATGATGTATCAACTTCTGCCCAGGTAAAATTACTGGATATAAAGTTTTCCCATCACTTTTTAAAGGCCTTTCCGGGGCCTAAATTCGGCATTCCCGGGTTGTACGAGTACTTTAAAATAAACCGGAGGCCAATTATTTTGAATATGGTTAAACCCTGCCTGGGGTACACTCCCCCGGAAGGGGCCAAGATTTTTAAAAGCATAGCCAGGGGTGGAGTAGATATTATTAAAGATGATGAGCTTTTAGCCCAAACCTCTTATAGCCCCATCCTGGACCGGGTAAAACAGTACACTGAAGCAGCCAGGGAAGTAGAACAAGAAACAGGGCATCTGGTTCGCTATTGCGTTAATATTACCGATAGGCAGGATAAGATGATCGAACATGCTAAGATAGCCAGGGAAGCGGGTGCTGGAGCGCTTCTGGTAAACTTTGTAGCCACAGGACTAGGTGCTTTGCAGGCATTAAGGGAAACAGATATTGATATCCCTATTCTGGCTCACTATGCTTCCGCGGGTGCCATTACCGAGTCTCCTTTTACCGGGCTGTCCACCCAGCTGCTTCTAGGAAAACTGTCCAGGCTGGCCGGTGCTGATATGTGCATGTTTAGTTCACCTTACAGCACCTATCCTTTTATTAAAAGAAGATATTCGCAGATTGCGGATACCCAAAGGTTGCCACTGGGATCCATTAGGGAAACCATGCCGGTCATAGGGGGAGGAATGACTCCACGGTCGGGGGAAAGAGTAGTAAATGATTTAGGTAAAGAAGTTGTACTGGCAGTGGGAGGAGCCATATTGGGCCATCCCCTGGGGCCTACCGAAGGGGCAAAGGCTATGATGGAAGCAGCAGAGGCCCTGGGCCAAGGCGTACC